One part of the Desulfatirhabdium butyrativorans DSM 18734 genome encodes these proteins:
- a CDS encoding thioesterase family protein has protein sequence MYEFDQDLQSAICDFSCLTSNWSINGIPNGGYIMATMTRAMLQISTKSATPVLSTSFISRCMPGPIDLQTEIVSQSRGFDRIAARLIQDGSERVRMMGTFATAPAECRMTRYEKKPLNLPDFDKCIALPPIPKYTLFDRMDIRLDPVCAGWMKGEPSERSELKGWIRFKDGRPIDMEAVVLMADSFPPPVFASQGPVAWVPTLEMMINIRNLPQGICLKAIFRTRFVTCGLLESDGELWDETGQLVAISRQIAQFRQ, from the coding sequence ATGTATGAATTCGATCAAGATCTGCAATCCGCAATCTGCGATTTCTCCTGCCTGACCTCGAACTGGTCCATCAACGGCATCCCCAACGGCGGATATATCATGGCGACGATGACCCGGGCCATGCTCCAAATTTCGACGAAATCCGCCACCCCCGTCCTAAGCACATCGTTCATCAGCCGGTGCATGCCGGGTCCGATCGATCTGCAAACGGAAATCGTCAGCCAATCGAGGGGATTCGATCGTATCGCCGCCAGGCTGATCCAGGATGGCAGCGAGCGCGTTCGCATGATGGGCACTTTTGCAACTGCACCTGCCGAATGCCGTATGACCCGCTATGAAAAAAAACCGCTGAATCTTCCCGATTTCGACAAATGTATTGCGCTTCCACCCATCCCCAAATACACATTGTTTGACCGAATGGATATTCGTCTCGATCCGGTTTGCGCAGGTTGGATGAAAGGAGAACCCTCGGAGCGATCAGAGCTGAAAGGATGGATCCGGTTCAAGGATGGAAGACCGATTGACATGGAGGCTGTCGTCCTGATGGCGGATTCGTTTCCGCCACCTGTTTTTGCCTCCCAGGGCCCGGTGGCTTGGGTGCCAACTCTTGAAATGATGATCAATATCCGAAATCTACCGCAAGGAATCTGCCTAAAGGCCATTTTTCGCACCCGCTTTGTCACCTGCGGTCTCCTCGAATCCGATGGGGAACTGTGGGACGAAACAGGGCAACTGGTGGCCATATCCAGGCAGATTGCCCAATTTCGTCAATGA
- a CDS encoding AI-2E family transporter, with product MKPPKHDATTMIQKTDAEKPGGPISEDRSCLQQPTSLSRWFIQNWESLAFWTLLTGTFYLLKSFFLLIFETFLITHITRRIILYAVGRFHIGYKFTTVIVFLMFVTILAAIGTWITPKLIIESNRLITDMASGGEQQIREKVNKFIHTFAVGVLGDQRAQYLIDSKEFTAMVEVVKTETAKGIKSALPQVLQGMLYVVRICWEILITLLLAIIFSFILVMDWERIAATIRMLENSRIRTFYLGTAPHLMAFADILGKAFTAQALIATCNTILTFVGIWFFQVPNIALITIIVFFCGFIPILGTFLSSIPIIIFGIQAGGMPLVMKLIALIIGVHTIEAYGLNPNITGNVLHVHPILVLILLLIGERFFGIWGMVVGVPVGYYIIRMLTRPEPETDRAR from the coding sequence TTGAAACCGCCTAAACATGATGCAACGACCATGATCCAAAAAACGGATGCTGAAAAGCCCGGTGGCCCGATTTCAGAAGACCGGAGCTGCCTTCAGCAACCAACCAGTCTCAGCCGGTGGTTCATTCAAAACTGGGAAAGCCTCGCTTTCTGGACGCTGCTGACCGGTACCTTCTATCTATTAAAATCCTTTTTTCTCCTCATTTTCGAGACGTTCCTGATCACCCATATCACCCGACGCATCATTCTCTACGCCGTTGGCCGGTTTCATATCGGCTACAAATTCACCACGGTCATTGTCTTTCTGATGTTCGTCACAATTCTTGCCGCCATCGGCACCTGGATCACGCCCAAACTGATCATCGAATCGAACCGCCTGATCACGGATATGGCAAGCGGAGGCGAGCAACAAATCCGCGAGAAGGTCAACAAGTTCATCCACACATTCGCTGTCGGCGTGCTGGGCGATCAGAGGGCGCAGTACCTCATCGATTCGAAAGAATTTACGGCAATGGTGGAAGTCGTCAAAACGGAAACGGCAAAAGGCATTAAATCCGCCTTGCCTCAGGTCCTGCAGGGCATGCTCTATGTCGTCCGGATTTGTTGGGAAATTCTCATCACCCTGCTGTTGGCGATCATCTTTTCCTTCATCCTCGTAATGGACTGGGAACGCATCGCAGCCACTATCCGGATGTTGGAGAACAGCCGCATCCGGACCTTTTATCTCGGAACGGCGCCGCATCTGATGGCCTTTGCCGATATTCTCGGAAAGGCGTTTACAGCGCAGGCATTGATCGCAACCTGCAACACCATCCTGACATTCGTGGGGATTTGGTTTTTTCAGGTTCCCAATATCGCCCTGATCACCATTATCGTCTTTTTCTGCGGTTTCATACCCATTCTGGGAACGTTCCTGAGCTCCATTCCCATTATCATCTTCGGCATTCAGGCGGGCGGAATGCCCCTCGTGATGAAATTGATCGCCTTAATCATCGGGGTGCACACCATCGAAGCCTACGGCCTCAACCCCAACATCACGGGAAATGTATTACATGTCCATCCAATTCTTGTTTTGATTCTGCTGCTGATCGGTGAGCGGTTCTTTGGTATCTGGGGAATGGTTGTCGGTGTTCCAGTCGGCTACTATATCATTCGAATGCTGACACGACCCGAACCGGAAACCGATCGGGCAAGATAA